The following proteins come from a genomic window of Methylorubrum populi:
- a CDS encoding DUF2213 domain-containing protein produces MTERHRVIDAAIIPPRLETTPEGFLICRDVPLARTGEQTYYAHELPSIPAKNGQIIAVRDEDEVFSEAAIESFRGKPFTDDHPDEDVDTKNWRTLMRGVVMNPRRGEGELSDRLLGDIMVYDPTTIAKIRAGKREVSNGYDADYEAIEPGRARQIRIRGNHVSLVDEGRCGPSCAIRDRKPLMTNRKTSIGDILRRAFKAKDEAAREEVLAEADAGMSGDESAHEGDGHHIVVNVGSPPPAKPEGEGDQPNPNDPDGLLKDEEGDPEENKDMDEEKVKALIAEANAPIMEALTALTDKIEPLLPKITETVERVEELSEAVDDMADPEDMATQDAVARAAILAPSLNRPTNDAKPGSKSHRDAMSSFKRDALKAALTTDAGRSAVGAVLGHVQSHRIAAMTPAEVNVAFRASSQMMLDSNAARTVDTLQSATSGYVRDDKGQRQRAMTPADLQARANAYYKRG; encoded by the coding sequence ATGACTGAGCGCCATCGTGTCATTGACGCGGCGATCATACCGCCGCGCCTCGAAACCACGCCTGAAGGCTTTTTGATCTGCCGCGACGTACCGCTCGCTCGAACGGGTGAGCAAACCTACTACGCGCACGAACTTCCGAGCATTCCTGCCAAGAACGGCCAGATCATCGCGGTTCGCGACGAGGATGAGGTTTTCTCCGAGGCGGCGATCGAAAGCTTCCGCGGCAAGCCCTTCACCGACGACCATCCCGATGAGGATGTCGATACGAAGAATTGGCGGACGCTCATGCGGGGCGTCGTCATGAACCCCCGGCGCGGGGAGGGTGAACTTTCCGACCGACTGCTTGGCGATATCATGGTCTATGACCCGACCACCATCGCCAAGATCAGGGCCGGCAAGCGCGAAGTCTCGAACGGCTACGATGCCGACTACGAGGCGATTGAGCCGGGGCGAGCCCGGCAGATCCGCATACGCGGAAATCACGTCTCGCTGGTCGATGAAGGCCGGTGCGGACCCTCCTGCGCCATCCGAGACAGGAAGCCTCTCATGACCAACCGAAAGACCTCCATTGGCGACATCCTCCGCCGCGCCTTCAAGGCTAAGGATGAGGCCGCCCGTGAAGAAGTCCTAGCCGAGGCGGATGCCGGCATGTCCGGCGACGAGTCGGCACACGAAGGCGATGGGCATCACATCGTCGTCAACGTCGGCAGTCCGCCGCCCGCCAAGCCCGAGGGCGAAGGCGACCAACCCAACCCGAATGACCCTGATGGGCTCCTCAAGGACGAGGAGGGCGATCCCGAGGAGAACAAGGACATGGACGAGGAGAAGGTCAAGGCGCTGATCGCCGAAGCGAATGCGCCGATCATGGAGGCGCTGACTGCGCTCACAGACAAGATCGAGCCGCTGCTGCCGAAGATCACCGAGACCGTGGAGAGGGTTGAGGAGCTGTCCGAAGCCGTCGATGACATGGCGGACCCGGAGGACATGGCGACTCAGGATGCCGTGGCACGCGCCGCGATCCTTGCTCCGAGCCTCAACCGCCCGACCAACGACGCCAAGCCTGGCTCCAAGTCGCACCGTGACGCGATGAGTTCCTTCAAGCGCGATGCGCTGAAGGCCGCGCTGACGACCGATGCGGGCCGTTCCGCTGTCGGCGCGGTGCTCGGTCACGTGCAGTCGCATCGCATCGCTGCGATGACCCCGGCCGAGGTCAACGTTGCTTTCCGCGCCTCGTCTCAGATGATGCTGGATAGCAATGCCGCGCGCACCGTCGATACGCTGCAATCGGCGACGTCCGGCTATGTCCGCGACGACAAGGGCCAGCGCCAGCGTGCCATGACGCCCGCCGACCTCCAGGCCCGCGCCAACGCTTATTACAAGCGCGGCTGA
- a CDS encoding phage prohead protein encodes MLDVNVAGRSLRIRDAGGAAPLYVSRPLDADSASRMTEWARRCGFVDLVPQDQMHVTVAYSRAPVDWFKFPSWFAADDLVVPAGGPRRVETFDGDVSVLRFASEPLNLRWDEFRRGGCSWDHPSYAPHITFAGRLGTADPSRLKAFAGELRFGPEEFAPI; translated from the coding sequence GTGCTGGACGTCAATGTCGCGGGGCGCTCGCTGCGCATTCGTGATGCTGGAGGCGCGGCGCCTCTCTACGTCTCGCGTCCCTTGGACGCTGATAGCGCCTCCCGAATGACGGAGTGGGCACGGCGGTGCGGCTTCGTCGATCTCGTGCCGCAGGATCAAATGCATGTCACCGTGGCCTACAGTCGGGCTCCGGTTGATTGGTTCAAGTTTCCCTCTTGGTTCGCCGCCGATGACCTCGTTGTGCCAGCGGGTGGCCCGCGTCGCGTCGAGACGTTCGACGGTGATGTATCCGTCCTCCGCTTCGCCTCTGAACCCCTGAACCTTCGCTGGGATGAGTTTCGGCGCGGCGGATGCTCTTGGGATCATCCGAGCTACGCGCCGCACATCACGTTCGCCGGCCGCCTCGGTACGGCTGACCCGTCTCGCCTCAAGGCGTTCGCGGGTGAGTTGCGCTTCGGCCCCGAAGAGTTCGCTCCGATCTGA
- a CDS encoding DNA-methyltransferase, which translates to MTYRVEQISDDVQIICGDSREIVPTLPVPGALATDPPYGMAFRSNFRAVKHDAIANDKDDAALIWCCSVPVLHSRYIFCRWDNLVSVPKPKSLVTWVKNNWSMGDLEHEHGRQTEVALFYPGPEHRFPKGRPNDVIIAPRTGNEHHPTEKPVQLMLAVLEWTEGLVLDPFCGSGTTGVAAARLGRPFVGIELDPKHFDTACRRLEKAAARPDMFAAARPEKAQQRAFL; encoded by the coding sequence GTGACTTATCGCGTCGAACAGATCTCCGATGATGTGCAGATCATCTGTGGCGACAGCAGAGAGATCGTGCCGACGCTGCCGGTTCCTGGCGCGCTCGCAACCGATCCTCCTTACGGCATGGCTTTTCGGTCCAACTTTCGAGCGGTGAAGCACGACGCGATCGCCAACGACAAGGACGATGCCGCGCTCATCTGGTGCTGCAGCGTGCCGGTCTTGCACTCGCGCTACATCTTCTGCCGGTGGGACAATCTTGTCTCAGTGCCAAAGCCGAAGAGCCTTGTCACCTGGGTCAAGAACAACTGGTCGATGGGTGACTTGGAGCACGAGCACGGTCGGCAGACCGAAGTCGCGCTCTTCTATCCTGGCCCGGAGCATCGCTTCCCGAAGGGGCGTCCGAACGACGTCATCATCGCTCCGCGCACGGGTAATGAGCATCACCCGACCGAGAAGCCGGTCCAACTGATGCTTGCTGTGCTGGAGTGGACGGAAGGACTTGTCCTTGACCCCTTCTGCGGCAGCGGCACGACCGGCGTGGCCGCAGCCCGTCTCGGGCGCCCGTTCGTTGGCATCGAACTGGACCCGAAGCACTTCGACACCGCCTGCAGGCGTTTGGAGAAGGCTGCGGCCCGTCCGGACATGTTCGCGGCGGCTCGTCCCGAGAAGGCGCAGCAGCGGGCATTCTTGTGA
- a CDS encoding phage head morphogenesis protein, which translates to MAQSPYRLDPRACPSCLRPRPPLLDGQRSGVQHRDRGPSPRSAFIRATKIVQIYETRLRSIAKHIGDILGAHDVASLIGSSAASAALRRYADTVAPWAEAVAERMVRETAARDERSWFKVASRMGRELKREIQAAPTGQVMRSLQTEQVILIRSIPLDAAERVQTLAREGLSQGMRAETLAKAIMEGEGVSRSKATLIARTECGRAATTLTRARAEHVGSTHFRWITVGDSDVRASHKKLNGKVFRWDDPPVCDEPDLKALPGAIFNCRCYPEPILDDL; encoded by the coding sequence ATGGCGCAATCGCCCTACCGGCTCGACCCGCGGGCGTGTCCGTCCTGTCTTCGACCACGGCCGCCATTGCTGGATGGACAACGATCCGGTGTCCAGCATCGCGACCGCGGCCCATCACCTCGCTCTGCGTTCATCCGGGCGACCAAAATCGTCCAGATCTACGAAACCCGGCTCCGTTCAATCGCGAAGCACATCGGCGATATCCTCGGGGCGCACGACGTAGCATCGCTGATTGGTTCAAGCGCGGCTTCGGCGGCGCTCCGGCGCTATGCCGATACGGTCGCACCATGGGCCGAAGCCGTCGCCGAGCGGATGGTGCGCGAGACAGCGGCGCGAGACGAGAGAAGCTGGTTCAAGGTCGCGTCTCGCATGGGGCGCGAACTCAAGCGCGAGATCCAAGCGGCCCCGACCGGGCAGGTGATGAGATCACTTCAGACGGAGCAGGTGATACTGATCCGCTCCATTCCGCTTGATGCCGCTGAGCGGGTTCAAACGCTTGCGCGGGAAGGGCTGTCGCAAGGTATGCGGGCCGAGACGCTTGCCAAGGCCATCATGGAGGGCGAGGGCGTCTCGCGCAGCAAGGCAACCCTGATCGCCCGCACCGAGTGCGGACGCGCAGCAACGACGCTGACGCGCGCACGCGCCGAGCATGTTGGGTCCACACACTTCCGGTGGATCACCGTTGGCGATAGCGACGTTCGCGCCTCGCACAAGAAGCTCAACGGCAAGGTTTTCCGCTGGGATGATCCCCCAGTCTGTGACGAGCCGGACTTGAAGGCGCTCCCCGGCGCCATCTTCAATTGCCGCTGCTACCCCGAACCGATCCTCGACGACCTGTAG
- the nusG gene encoding transcription termination/antitermination protein NusG encodes MTNKERQALRRAAARQKAQKRAVRRKVAVNMQSVRAGAYSAARETQDRFIVDPDRTWYVVRALPRRASWAAEQIAAVGIPVFEAREAVRLVSDIGKVRTALIPVLRRLLFVGVRNWQELKKAEEHPGVYDDRTGFGRKGTVMGPGGAPMVISAEELQNFADCITGYGGDIEAARRILFAIGDDVVVEEGAFTGQSGKVSRVDERTGRVKVEVPFTGGTICVDVPAQSVRAA; translated from the coding sequence ATGACCAACAAGGAACGCCAGGCCCTCCGTCGAGCGGCTGCCCGCCAGAAGGCTCAGAAACGGGCCGTGAGGCGCAAAGTCGCCGTCAACATGCAGTCGGTGCGGGCAGGGGCCTATTCGGCCGCCAGGGAGACCCAGGATCGATTTATCGTGGACCCTGATCGGACATGGTACGTCGTCCGCGCCCTCCCGCGCCGTGCATCGTGGGCCGCCGAGCAGATTGCGGCGGTCGGCATTCCGGTGTTCGAGGCTCGCGAGGCGGTGCGTCTCGTGTCCGACATCGGCAAGGTTCGGACGGCGCTGATCCCGGTCCTGCGGCGCCTGCTGTTCGTCGGCGTCCGCAACTGGCAGGAGTTGAAGAAGGCCGAGGAACACCCCGGCGTCTACGACGACCGTACGGGCTTCGGCCGAAAGGGTACGGTCATGGGGCCAGGCGGTGCTCCGATGGTGATCTCGGCAGAAGAGCTTCAGAACTTCGCGGACTGCATCACTGGTTACGGCGGTGACATCGAAGCAGCTCGACGCATCCTGTTCGCTATCGGCGATGATGTGGTCGTGGAAGAGGGCGCCTTTACCGGGCAGTCGGGCAAGGTGAGCCGCGTGGACGAGCGCACAGGCCGGGTGAAGGTGGAAGTTCCATTCACGGGCGGGACCATCTGTGTTGATGTCCCCGCACAATCTGTTCGCGCCGCTTGA
- a CDS encoding DEAD/DEAH box helicase, translating into MSRTLHPHQVKALDSLRSSLMAGFRRPMLQASTGFGKTVLAGAIVKNARAKGKRVLFVVPAIALIDQTVRSFYAEGIRDIGVIQGNHPMTNSAAPVQVASVQTLQRRAIPPFDLVMIDEAHRWFEMVGQWMRDDGWQKVPFIGLSATPWTRGLGKHYDDLIQVTTTAELIEAGYLSPFRVYAPSHPDLGKVRTVAGDYHEGDLSEAMNKPALVADVVTTWRQRGENRPTFVFAVDRAHAKHLQGEFEKAGIGCGYIDAYTKPDEREAMFKRFSAGELRVIASVGCLTTGVDLDVRCICLCRPTRSEMLYTQIVGRGLRTAPGKDHLILLDHSDSTLRLGFVTDIHHDVLDDGRERQKAEARQKPEALPKECSACNFLKPAKTPKCPACGFKPERQSEIVCEDGQLVEMTPIRKKAKADEKAFVFGQLRSYAKSRRLREGWAAHKFKEMFGVWPNAHRLAPDVEPTPEILGWIKSRQIAFANRRKEPTYAAAAE; encoded by the coding sequence ATGAGCCGCACCCTCCACCCCCATCAGGTCAAGGCGCTCGACAGCCTTCGCTCCTCGCTCATGGCCGGCTTCCGCCGCCCGATGCTCCAAGCCAGCACGGGTTTTGGGAAGACCGTTCTGGCCGGCGCCATCGTCAAGAACGCCCGAGCTAAGGGCAAGCGCGTCCTGTTCGTCGTGCCCGCAATCGCGCTGATCGACCAGACGGTGCGCTCGTTCTACGCGGAGGGCATCCGTGACATCGGTGTGATCCAGGGCAATCACCCGATGACGAACTCGGCCGCGCCGGTCCAGGTCGCATCCGTTCAGACCCTCCAGCGGCGCGCGATCCCGCCGTTCGACCTGGTGATGATCGATGAGGCTCACCGCTGGTTCGAGATGGTCGGGCAGTGGATGCGCGACGACGGCTGGCAGAAGGTCCCCTTCATCGGCCTGTCCGCCACGCCTTGGACGCGCGGCCTCGGCAAGCACTACGACGACCTGATCCAAGTCACGACGACCGCCGAATTGATCGAGGCCGGCTATCTGTCGCCGTTCCGGGTCTATGCGCCGTCGCATCCTGACCTCGGCAAGGTCCGCACCGTCGCCGGCGACTACCACGAGGGCGACCTAAGCGAGGCGATGAACAAGCCCGCTCTGGTGGCCGACGTGGTTACGACCTGGCGCCAGCGCGGGGAGAACCGGCCGACCTTCGTGTTCGCCGTCGATCGGGCGCACGCCAAGCATCTTCAAGGCGAGTTCGAGAAGGCCGGCATCGGCTGCGGCTACATCGACGCCTACACGAAGCCGGACGAGCGGGAGGCGATGTTCAAGCGATTCTCTGCCGGAGAACTGCGCGTGATCGCCAGCGTTGGGTGCCTGACGACGGGTGTCGATCTAGACGTGCGCTGCATCTGCCTCTGTCGGCCGACACGCTCGGAAATGCTCTACACACAGATCGTCGGGCGGGGCCTCCGTACGGCGCCCGGCAAAGACCACCTAATCCTGCTCGATCATAGCGATTCCACTCTGCGGCTCGGCTTCGTCACGGACATCCACCACGACGTGTTGGACGATGGCCGCGAGCGCCAGAAGGCGGAGGCTCGGCAGAAGCCGGAAGCCCTGCCGAAGGAGTGCAGCGCCTGCAACTTCCTCAAGCCCGCCAAGACGCCGAAGTGCCCAGCCTGCGGGTTCAAGCCGGAGCGTCAGAGCGAGATCGTCTGCGAGGACGGGCAACTCGTGGAGATGACGCCGATCCGCAAGAAGGCGAAGGCCGACGAGAAGGCGTTCGTGTTCGGGCAACTCCGCTCCTACGCCAAGAGCCGGCGCCTCCGAGAGGGATGGGCCGCCCACAAATTCAAGGAAATGTTTGGTGTCTGGCCGAACGCGCACCGCCTCGCGCCGGACGTGGAGCCGACGCCCGAAATCCTCGGCTGGATCAAGTCCCGCCAGATCGCTTTCGCCAATCGCCGCAAGGAGCCGACCTATGCTGCCGCCGCTGAGTGA
- a CDS encoding structural cement protein Gp24, giving the protein MAVVQNVYAYRMPAGIPGRVNREQEHTGEPNALDATTPPTAFGDAVKIGANGRIQALAAGDAATAVYGLLEAAFPGGPGTTYGAETQLLGNTTPQPGSRCTILKRGYMTVRLQGATAAAKGAPVYIRLGGTIPAGGRLNGFEAAADSTNTILLTGAYWMGAADAAGNCELAYNL; this is encoded by the coding sequence ATGGCCGTCGTTCAGAACGTCTACGCCTATCGCATGCCGGCGGGCATCCCCGGCCGTGTGAACCGTGAGCAGGAGCATACCGGCGAGCCGAATGCTCTGGATGCAACCACCCCGCCCACCGCCTTCGGGGATGCCGTCAAGATCGGCGCAAATGGCCGTATCCAGGCGCTCGCCGCAGGTGACGCTGCCACTGCTGTGTACGGCCTGCTGGAAGCTGCCTTCCCTGGCGGTCCCGGCACGACCTACGGCGCGGAGACGCAGTTGCTCGGCAACACCACGCCGCAGCCCGGCAGCCGCTGCACCATTCTAAAGCGCGGGTACATGACCGTTCGCCTCCAAGGCGCCACGGCGGCGGCCAAGGGCGCACCGGTCTACATCCGGCTCGGCGGCACCATCCCGGCCGGCGGGCGCCTCAATGGCTTTGAGGCCGCTGCCGACTCCACCAACACCATCCTGCTGACCGGCGCCTACTGGATGGGCGCGGCGGACGCCGCAGGCAACTGCGAACTCGCCTACAACCTCTGA
- a CDS encoding helix-turn-helix domain-containing protein has product MSVTAMKWAKRQRVRTTCRVVLNALADRADKEDKCWPSQALLASETGLAVRTVRLVLAELEAGGVIVRQHRGNGYGGRASDLITLITGHDFDLMVEPEPATAEAPLAAPGAGNNKGGYRHIKDGLAAYEGQVSGTTCRGKNLTGNQRNLLPSREQGFQDVALYPTRWAEADADPFGDFDYSPPSSRGSDKSADDWLARADEALYGSGGPGRAKTDFGTLPHDEALKAALSRPARSGGHPTARVCRRTVEVAR; this is encoded by the coding sequence ATGAGCGTCACCGCCATGAAGTGGGCCAAGCGCCAGCGCGTTCGCACGACGTGCCGTGTCGTCCTCAACGCGCTCGCCGACCGTGCCGACAAGGAAGACAAGTGCTGGCCGTCGCAGGCCCTGCTTGCCTCGGAGACGGGCCTAGCGGTTCGCACCGTCCGGCTCGTGCTGGCCGAGTTGGAAGCGGGCGGCGTCATCGTCCGGCAGCACAGAGGTAACGGCTACGGTGGGCGAGCGTCGGACCTTATCACCCTCATTACCGGGCATGACTTCGACCTGATGGTGGAGCCCGAACCGGCCACCGCCGAGGCCCCCTTAGCGGCACCAGGTGCCGGAAATAACAAAGGAGGTTACCGGCATATTAAGGACGGGTTAGCGGCATATGAAGGACAGGTTAGCGGCACCACGTGCCGGGGAAAGAACCTAACAGGAAACCAAAGGAACCTCCTTCCTAGCCGTGAACAAGGGTTTCAGGATGTAGCTCTGTACCCCACGCGATGGGCTGAGGCAGACGCCGACCCGTTCGGGGATTTCGACTACAGCCCCCCCTCATCTCGCGGCTCGGACAAGTCGGCCGACGATTGGCTGGCGAGAGCGGATGAGGCGCTTTACGGCTCAGGTGGCCCAGGACGGGCGAAAACCGATTTCGGCACCCTGCCTCACGACGAGGCGCTGAAAGCCGCCCTGAGTCGCCCTGCGCGATCTGGCGGGCATCCCACGGCTCGTGTCTGTCGTCGCACGGTGGAGGTGGCCCGATGA
- a CDS encoding DUF1073 domain-containing protein, with the protein MTEEITKPRVRVPAGVRRTTDARTTDSFQNFEAALGLGADNQMSSSRYGITPLTRNRAELEAMYRSSWIVRQAVSVPADDMTRAGIEFYGLGENSESQERNPLVLQNALDRLDVWGKLASTIRWARLYGGALAVILIEGQDLTTPLDPATITKGQFKGLLPIDRWALTPSTETVTELGPDFGRPVGYAVIAGQSSGAAVGGRWIHHTRVVRLEGNDLPYYQRQAEMGWGMSVVETFHDRLVAFDSTTLGMAQMVYKAHLRILKMKDLRKNIATGGKPFAAALTQVELIRRFQTNEGLTLLDSEDDFSALSYNFSGLSDVMVQMAQQIAGAIDMPIVKLFGMSPAGFSTGESDLRSYNDNIHLSQERDLRRPLEVIAHITFRSEYGEAPPSTFGFRFASLYGLNDKEKAEIAVQVATALSTAEGTAALKPSIILRELKRSSETTGIFASVSDDDIARAEADEADTAAPPPESDEGDGAKPVSEPGEVNADPKRILSLVPRIPAAA; encoded by the coding sequence ATGACAGAGGAGATCACTAAGCCTCGCGTTCGTGTGCCGGCCGGCGTCCGTAGGACGACCGACGCCCGCACGACCGATAGCTTCCAGAATTTCGAAGCCGCGCTTGGTCTCGGCGCCGACAATCAGATGTCGAGTTCGCGCTACGGGATTACCCCGCTAACGCGTAACCGTGCCGAGTTGGAGGCGATGTATCGATCGTCGTGGATCGTGCGGCAGGCAGTCAGCGTGCCGGCTGACGACATGACGCGAGCGGGCATTGAGTTCTATGGCCTAGGTGAGAACAGCGAATCTCAGGAGCGCAACCCGCTTGTGCTTCAGAACGCTCTTGACCGGCTCGATGTCTGGGGGAAGCTGGCATCCACGATCCGGTGGGCCCGTCTTTACGGGGGTGCCCTAGCGGTCATCCTGATCGAGGGGCAGGATCTTACAACGCCACTTGATCCCGCCACGATTACGAAAGGCCAGTTCAAGGGCCTTCTGCCGATTGACCGCTGGGCGCTGACACCGTCCACGGAGACGGTGACTGAGCTTGGTCCAGACTTTGGGCGTCCGGTTGGGTACGCTGTCATTGCGGGCCAGAGTTCCGGCGCAGCGGTCGGCGGCCGGTGGATACACCACACCCGCGTGGTCCGCTTGGAGGGAAACGATCTTCCCTACTATCAGCGCCAAGCCGAAATGGGTTGGGGCATGTCAGTCGTGGAGACCTTCCATGACCGGCTGGTGGCCTTCGACTCCACCACACTCGGCATGGCCCAGATGGTCTACAAAGCCCATTTGCGCATTCTGAAGATGAAGGATTTGCGCAAGAACATCGCGACGGGCGGAAAGCCGTTCGCCGCTGCGCTGACGCAAGTCGAGTTGATCCGCCGCTTCCAGACGAATGAGGGTTTGACTCTTCTGGATTCCGAGGATGATTTCAGCGCGCTGAGCTATAACTTCAGCGGCCTATCGGATGTCATGGTTCAAATGGCACAGCAGATCGCTGGCGCCATTGATATGCCGATCGTGAAGTTGTTCGGGATGAGCCCTGCCGGCTTTTCAACCGGTGAAAGTGACCTTCGGTCTTACAACGATAATATCCACCTCTCGCAGGAAAGGGATCTGCGCCGACCACTAGAAGTCATCGCGCATATCACCTTCCGTAGCGAGTACGGCGAGGCGCCGCCCTCCACTTTCGGCTTCCGGTTCGCCTCGCTGTACGGACTGAACGACAAGGAAAAGGCCGAAATCGCAGTTCAAGTGGCAACGGCTCTTTCGACTGCCGAAGGGACTGCCGCTCTCAAGCCGTCGATTATCCTTCGCGAGTTGAAGCGCTCAAGCGAGACGACCGGCATTTTCGCATCAGTGAGCGACGACGACATTGCTCGTGCAGAGGCGGACGAGGCGGATACTGCCGCGCCGCCGCCGGAGAGTGATGAAGGTGACGGAGCCAAGCCCGTGAGTGAGCCGGGCGAGGTCAACGCTGACCCCAAGCGCATCTTGTCCCTCGTGCCCCGCATCCCCGCGGCAGCCTAG
- a CDS encoding DUF7146 domain-containing protein, translated as MLPPLSERARGRWAGLLPMLGVDSRFLSGRKNGPCPICGGKTRFRFDDLEGRGTWICNHCGAGDGADLAMRTLGIDFKELAERMAPLIGEVKPTAPRKGRDEADTRKSLNALWQASKPVKRGDAVSRYLAARVGLVAVPDCLRTVERLRYSDTPPSYHPGMLAKVVAPDGHGANIHRTYLTADGRKADLEAPRRLMPGPLPDGSAVRLFPPGPILGIAEGIETAFAAASLFGIPVWAALNATMLAKWEPPPGTDEVVIFGDADAQFAGQHAAYTLARRLCRLLKRPVKARVQIPETLGSDWCDVFNEGRRAAA; from the coding sequence ATGCTGCCGCCGCTGAGTGAGCGCGCCCGCGGCCGGTGGGCGGGCTTGCTGCCGATGCTAGGCGTGGACAGCCGCTTCCTGTCTGGCCGCAAGAATGGACCGTGCCCGATTTGCGGAGGCAAGACCCGCTTCCGGTTCGATGACCTGGAAGGCCGGGGCACCTGGATCTGCAATCACTGCGGGGCCGGCGATGGTGCCGACCTCGCGATGCGGACGCTCGGCATCGACTTCAAGGAACTTGCCGAGCGGATGGCCCCTCTGATTGGCGAGGTTAAGCCTACAGCTCCGAGGAAGGGGCGAGACGAGGCAGACACCCGGAAAAGTTTGAACGCCCTCTGGCAAGCCTCCAAGCCGGTCAAGCGTGGCGATGCCGTTTCCCGCTACCTCGCGGCTCGGGTTGGCCTCGTTGCCGTGCCTGACTGCCTGCGAACGGTGGAGCGCCTGCGCTACTCGGACACCCCGCCGTCGTACCACCCCGGCATGCTTGCCAAGGTGGTTGCGCCAGACGGGCACGGCGCGAACATCCATCGCACCTATCTGACAGCGGACGGGCGGAAGGCGGACCTAGAAGCTCCCCGCCGTCTAATGCCCGGCCCGCTGCCTGATGGCTCCGCGGTTCGGTTGTTCCCGCCAGGGCCTATCCTCGGAATCGCCGAGGGCATCGAGACGGCCTTCGCTGCCGCATCGTTGTTCGGCATCCCGGTTTGGGCCGCTCTCAACGCGACGATGCTGGCGAAGTGGGAGCCGCCGCCGGGAACCGATGAGGTGGTCATCTTCGGCGATGCGGATGCCCAGTTCGCGGGGCAGCATGCCGCCTACACACTCGCCCGGCGCCTCTGCCGCCTGCTGAAACGGCCCGTCAAAGCGCGCGTCCAGATCCCCGAAACCCTCGGCTCGGATTGGTGCGACGTGTTCAACGAGGGTCGGAGGGCAGCCGCATGA
- a CDS encoding DNA-packaging protein → MLASLSEAQSEELLWDWRFWARPNQIAPDGDWQTWLALAGRGFGKTEAGAQWVRDRVKNGARSIALIAETQKDLEEVVVARLIAIHPPKEAPTVRYKPVRLIWPNGAVALGYNGTEPDQLRGPEFDTAWMDELAKYRYAREIWDMLQFTMRSGTDPRVFVTTTPRPIPVIREILADAATVVTRGSTFDNAENLPAQFLARLKERYAGTRLGRQELEAEILDDVPGALWTRAMIDVARKVREAPPLARVVVGVDPSGTAGQADGGDSIGIVAAGKGFDGRGYILGDWTCKLSPAGWGRRSVEAYAHFKADRIAAERNYGGAMVESVIRTANPNVAVKLVNATRGKVVRAEPIAALYEQGRVSHVGEGLEALEDEMVSMTGDGFLGEGSPNRVDAAVWALTELMLDDETYDPDMWASLLN, encoded by the coding sequence GTGCTGGCGAGCCTGAGTGAGGCTCAGTCCGAAGAACTCCTCTGGGACTGGCGCTTCTGGGCGCGGCCCAACCAGATCGCCCCTGACGGCGATTGGCAGACATGGCTGGCCCTCGCCGGCCGTGGGTTCGGGAAGACGGAGGCCGGCGCACAATGGGTGCGCGACCGAGTTAAGAACGGCGCCCGCAGCATCGCTCTGATCGCCGAGACGCAAAAGGACTTGGAAGAGGTGGTGGTGGCGCGGCTGATCGCGATCCACCCGCCGAAGGAAGCCCCGACGGTTCGCTACAAGCCGGTTCGCCTGATCTGGCCGAACGGCGCGGTGGCTCTGGGCTACAACGGCACCGAGCCTGATCAGCTTCGCGGTCCCGAGTTCGATACTGCCTGGATGGACGAGCTAGCGAAGTATCGCTACGCCCGCGAGATCTGGGACATGCTTCAGTTCACGATGCGCAGCGGCACTGATCCGCGCGTGTTCGTGACCACCACCCCGCGGCCGATCCCGGTCATTCGGGAGATCTTGGCGGATGCGGCGACCGTCGTCACCCGCGGTTCGACCTTCGACAATGCCGAGAACCTGCCGGCGCAGTTCCTCGCCCGACTGAAGGAGCGATACGCAGGCACACGGCTAGGCCGACAGGAGCTGGAAGCCGAAATCCTCGATGATGTGCCTGGCGCCCTCTGGACGCGGGCCATGATCGACGTTGCCCGCAAGGTTCGTGAGGCGCCACCGCTCGCTCGCGTGGTGGTGGGCGTAGATCCTTCAGGTACGGCGGGACAAGCTGACGGCGGCGACAGCATCGGCATCGTTGCGGCCGGGAAGGGGTTCGACGGCCGGGGCTACATCCTCGGCGATTGGACGTGCAAGCTTTCGCCCGCCGGGTGGGGGCGACGTTCGGTTGAGGCTTACGCGCACTTCAAGGCCGACCGCATCGCCGCTGAGCGCAACTACGGCGGCGCGATGGTCGAGAGTGTCATTCGAACGGCCAACCCGAACGTGGCCGTGAAGCTCGTCAACGCGACGCGGGGCAAGGTGGTCCGCGCCGAGCCGATCGCAGCCCTTTACGAACAGGGGCGTGTCTCGCACGTCGGCGAAGGGCTCGAAGCCCTAGAAGACGAAATGGTCTCGATGACCGGCGATGGCTTCCTCGGTGAGGGTTCCCCAAACCGAGTGGATGCGGCGGTCTGGGCGCTGACCGAACTGATGCTTGATGACGAAACCTACGACCCCGACATGTGGGCCAGCCTTCTGAACTAA